The following coding sequences lie in one Micropterus dolomieu isolate WLL.071019.BEF.003 ecotype Adirondacks linkage group LG15, ASM2129224v1, whole genome shotgun sequence genomic window:
- the lnpk gene encoding endoplasmic reticulum junction formation protein lunapark-B isoform X3 — translation MGALISRWKTKPTTVEQLENIDKEIKELEEFRAKNQRLQKLWVGRLLLYSSVLYLLISLIVYCLYLPEQWLQRISMALPFFIYPLLVWFIRKFLVFLFSKRTERNNDKLEDLKASKKKILEEVMETETYKNAKLILERFDPEAKKKAELESTPVRPQMTPRPGQEIRQRGVAMRPMPMGTPTAMAMTPLGARPALGPGGTPVEPVPLSAPGGPPERSAMSASFLQGAVPRTPCSPIPGVGMHPPGPPLARPVLPKDRGAVDRVIEYLVGDGPQNRYALICQQCFSHNGMALKEEFEYLAFRCAYCYFLNPARKTRPQAPRLPEFSYERRLRAESPSPGPTPRSGTDTEESPLPSGAKAPAPWNLVHSFQIQQSPKNPQNRPLQSPAHLTQSQMKLLLLCSSESGPGTLRRMKKTEEEEKPNLS, via the exons ATGGGGGCCCTGATATCCAGATGGAAG ACAAAGCCAACCACAGTTGAGCAGCTGGAGAACATTGACAAG GAGATTAAAGAGCTGGAGGAGTTTAGAGCCAAAAACCAACGTCTGCAAAAG CTGTGGGTCGGCCGGTTGCTTCTTTACTCATCAGTCCTATACCTGTTGATCTCTTTGATCGTGTACTGTCTCTACCTACCTGAACAATGGCTGCAGAGAATATCCATGGCTCTGCCATTCTTCATATACCCTTTGCT GGTCTGGTTCATCAGGAAGTTTTTGGTCTTCCTCTTTTCCAAACGCACTGAGAGAAACA ATGATAAACTAGAAGATTTAAAGGCTTCCAAAAAAAAGATT cttgagGAAGTGATGGAAACAGAGACATACAAAAACGCCAAACTCATCCTGGAACGCTTTGACCCCGAAGCTAAGAAGAAAGCT GAGCTGGAGTCGACTCCAGTGCGTCCTCAAATGACTCCCAGACCAGGACAAG AGATTCGACAGAGAGGGGTGGCAATGAGACCCATGCCGATGGGCACCCCGACTGCAATGGCAATGACTCCCTTGGGAGCAAGGCCCGCATTGGGACCAGGGGGCACACCTGTGG AACCTGTTCCTCTCTCAGCTCCAGGAGGACCTCCAGAGAGATCTGCCATGTCTGCCTCTTTCCTCCAGGGGGCCGTACCCAGGACCCCCTGCTCCCCTATACCAGGTGTAG GCATGCACCCACCAGGTCCTCCATTAGCAAGACCCGTTCTGCCCAAAGACAGGGGAGCTGTGGACCGAGTCATTGAGTACCTGGTAGGGGATGGACCACAGAACAG ATACGCTTTGATCTGCCAACAGTGCTTTTCTCATAACGGCATGGCTCTGAAAGAAGAGTTTGAATATCTAG CGTTCCGTTGTGCGTACTGCTACTTTCTGAATCCGGCCAGGAAGACACGCCCTCAGGCTCCGCGGCTTCCAGAGTTCAGCTACGAGAGGAGGCTGCGAGCTGAATCTCCTTCCCCAGGACCAACACCACGTTCTgggacagacacagaggagaGCCCACTTCCTTCTGGAG CCAAGGCTCCAGCTCCGTGGAATTTGGTCCACAGTTTCCAGATCCAGCAGAGTCCAAAGAACCCTCAGAACCGACCTCTGCAGAGTCCAg CACATTTAACCCAATCCCAGATGAAACTATTGCTGCTGTGCAGCAGTGAGTCGGGGCCGGGCACTTtgaggaggatgaagaagacggaggaagaggagaaaccAAATTTATCGTGA
- the lnpk gene encoding endoplasmic reticulum junction formation protein lunapark-B isoform X2, with protein MGALISRWKTKPTTVEQLENIDKEIKELEEFRAKNQRLQKLWVGRLLLYSSVLYLLISLIVYCLYLPEQWLQRISMALPFFIYPLLVWFIRKFLVFLFSKRTERNNDKLEDLKASKKKILEEVMETETYKNAKLILERFDPEAKKKAELESTPVRPQMTPRPGQEIRQRGVAMRPMPMGTPTAMAMTPLGARPALGPGGTPVAPGGPPERSAMSASFLQGAVPRTPCSPIPGVGMHPPGPPLARPVLPKDRGAVDRVIEYLVGDGPQNRYALICQQCFSHNGMALKEEFEYLAFRCAYCYFLNPARKTRPQAPRLPEFSYERRLRAESPSPGPTPRSGTDTEESPLPSGAKAPAPWNLVHSFQIQQSPKNPQNRPLQSPDERELGEDAGPTKEEESESQSKEQLLQQHEQEEEEEEEEMVQEEEGASEQSHSAPCETESQPS; from the exons ATGGGGGCCCTGATATCCAGATGGAAG ACAAAGCCAACCACAGTTGAGCAGCTGGAGAACATTGACAAG GAGATTAAAGAGCTGGAGGAGTTTAGAGCCAAAAACCAACGTCTGCAAAAG CTGTGGGTCGGCCGGTTGCTTCTTTACTCATCAGTCCTATACCTGTTGATCTCTTTGATCGTGTACTGTCTCTACCTACCTGAACAATGGCTGCAGAGAATATCCATGGCTCTGCCATTCTTCATATACCCTTTGCT GGTCTGGTTCATCAGGAAGTTTTTGGTCTTCCTCTTTTCCAAACGCACTGAGAGAAACA ATGATAAACTAGAAGATTTAAAGGCTTCCAAAAAAAAGATT cttgagGAAGTGATGGAAACAGAGACATACAAAAACGCCAAACTCATCCTGGAACGCTTTGACCCCGAAGCTAAGAAGAAAGCT GAGCTGGAGTCGACTCCAGTGCGTCCTCAAATGACTCCCAGACCAGGACAAG AGATTCGACAGAGAGGGGTGGCAATGAGACCCATGCCGATGGGCACCCCGACTGCAATGGCAATGACTCCCTTGGGAGCAAGGCCCGCATTGGGACCAGGGGGCACACCTGTGG CTCCAGGAGGACCTCCAGAGAGATCTGCCATGTCTGCCTCTTTCCTCCAGGGGGCCGTACCCAGGACCCCCTGCTCCCCTATACCAGGTGTAG GCATGCACCCACCAGGTCCTCCATTAGCAAGACCCGTTCTGCCCAAAGACAGGGGAGCTGTGGACCGAGTCATTGAGTACCTGGTAGGGGATGGACCACAGAACAG ATACGCTTTGATCTGCCAACAGTGCTTTTCTCATAACGGCATGGCTCTGAAAGAAGAGTTTGAATATCTAG CGTTCCGTTGTGCGTACTGCTACTTTCTGAATCCGGCCAGGAAGACACGCCCTCAGGCTCCGCGGCTTCCAGAGTTCAGCTACGAGAGGAGGCTGCGAGCTGAATCTCCTTCCCCAGGACCAACACCACGTTCTgggacagacacagaggagaGCCCACTTCCTTCTGGAG CCAAGGCTCCAGCTCCGTGGAATTTGGTCCACAGTTTCCAGATCCAGCAGAGTCCAAAGAACCCTCAGAACCGACCTCTGCAGAGTCCAg ATGAGAGAGAGCTGGGGGAAGACGCAGGACCCACTAAAGAAGAAGAGAGTGAGAGCCAATCAAaggagcagctgctgcagcagcatgagcaggaggaggaggaggaagaagaagaaatggttcaggaagaggagggggcATCAGAGCAGAGTCACAGTGCCCCCTGTGAGACAGAATCTCAGCCATCATAG
- the lnpk gene encoding endoplasmic reticulum junction formation protein lunapark-B isoform X4 yields MGALISRWKTKPTTVEQLENIDKEIKELEEFRAKNQRLQKLWVGRLLLYSSVLYLLISLIVYCLYLPEQWLQRISMALPFFIYPLLVWFIRKFLVFLFSKRTERNNDKLEDLKASKKKILEEVMETETYKNAKLILERFDPEAKKKAELESTPVRPQMTPRPGQEIRQRGVAMRPMPMGTPTAMAMTPLGARPALGPGGTPVEPVPLSAPGGPPERSAMSASFLQGAVPRTPCSPIPGVGMHPPGPPLARPVLPKDRGAVDRVIEYLVGDGPQNRYALICQQCFSHNGMALKEEFEYLAFRCAYCYFLNPARKTRPQAPRLPEFSYERRLRAESPSPGPTPRSGTDTEESPLPSGDERELGEDAGPTKEEESESQSKEQLLQQHEQEEEEEEEEMVQEEEGASEQSHSAPCETESQPS; encoded by the exons ATGGGGGCCCTGATATCCAGATGGAAG ACAAAGCCAACCACAGTTGAGCAGCTGGAGAACATTGACAAG GAGATTAAAGAGCTGGAGGAGTTTAGAGCCAAAAACCAACGTCTGCAAAAG CTGTGGGTCGGCCGGTTGCTTCTTTACTCATCAGTCCTATACCTGTTGATCTCTTTGATCGTGTACTGTCTCTACCTACCTGAACAATGGCTGCAGAGAATATCCATGGCTCTGCCATTCTTCATATACCCTTTGCT GGTCTGGTTCATCAGGAAGTTTTTGGTCTTCCTCTTTTCCAAACGCACTGAGAGAAACA ATGATAAACTAGAAGATTTAAAGGCTTCCAAAAAAAAGATT cttgagGAAGTGATGGAAACAGAGACATACAAAAACGCCAAACTCATCCTGGAACGCTTTGACCCCGAAGCTAAGAAGAAAGCT GAGCTGGAGTCGACTCCAGTGCGTCCTCAAATGACTCCCAGACCAGGACAAG AGATTCGACAGAGAGGGGTGGCAATGAGACCCATGCCGATGGGCACCCCGACTGCAATGGCAATGACTCCCTTGGGAGCAAGGCCCGCATTGGGACCAGGGGGCACACCTGTGG AACCTGTTCCTCTCTCAGCTCCAGGAGGACCTCCAGAGAGATCTGCCATGTCTGCCTCTTTCCTCCAGGGGGCCGTACCCAGGACCCCCTGCTCCCCTATACCAGGTGTAG GCATGCACCCACCAGGTCCTCCATTAGCAAGACCCGTTCTGCCCAAAGACAGGGGAGCTGTGGACCGAGTCATTGAGTACCTGGTAGGGGATGGACCACAGAACAG ATACGCTTTGATCTGCCAACAGTGCTTTTCTCATAACGGCATGGCTCTGAAAGAAGAGTTTGAATATCTAG CGTTCCGTTGTGCGTACTGCTACTTTCTGAATCCGGCCAGGAAGACACGCCCTCAGGCTCCGCGGCTTCCAGAGTTCAGCTACGAGAGGAGGCTGCGAGCTGAATCTCCTTCCCCAGGACCAACACCACGTTCTgggacagacacagaggagaGCCCACTTCCTTCTGGAG ATGAGAGAGAGCTGGGGGAAGACGCAGGACCCACTAAAGAAGAAGAGAGTGAGAGCCAATCAAaggagcagctgctgcagcagcatgagcaggaggaggaggaggaagaagaagaaatggttcaggaagaggagggggcATCAGAGCAGAGTCACAGTGCCCCCTGTGAGACAGAATCTCAGCCATCATAG
- the lnpk gene encoding endoplasmic reticulum junction formation protein lunapark-B isoform X1 yields MGALISRWKTKPTTVEQLENIDKEIKELEEFRAKNQRLQKLWVGRLLLYSSVLYLLISLIVYCLYLPEQWLQRISMALPFFIYPLLVWFIRKFLVFLFSKRTERNNDKLEDLKASKKKILEEVMETETYKNAKLILERFDPEAKKKAELESTPVRPQMTPRPGQEIRQRGVAMRPMPMGTPTAMAMTPLGARPALGPGGTPVEPVPLSAPGGPPERSAMSASFLQGAVPRTPCSPIPGVGMHPPGPPLARPVLPKDRGAVDRVIEYLVGDGPQNRYALICQQCFSHNGMALKEEFEYLAFRCAYCYFLNPARKTRPQAPRLPEFSYERRLRAESPSPGPTPRSGTDTEESPLPSGAKAPAPWNLVHSFQIQQSPKNPQNRPLQSPDERELGEDAGPTKEEESESQSKEQLLQQHEQEEEEEEEEMVQEEEGASEQSHSAPCETESQPS; encoded by the exons ATGGGGGCCCTGATATCCAGATGGAAG ACAAAGCCAACCACAGTTGAGCAGCTGGAGAACATTGACAAG GAGATTAAAGAGCTGGAGGAGTTTAGAGCCAAAAACCAACGTCTGCAAAAG CTGTGGGTCGGCCGGTTGCTTCTTTACTCATCAGTCCTATACCTGTTGATCTCTTTGATCGTGTACTGTCTCTACCTACCTGAACAATGGCTGCAGAGAATATCCATGGCTCTGCCATTCTTCATATACCCTTTGCT GGTCTGGTTCATCAGGAAGTTTTTGGTCTTCCTCTTTTCCAAACGCACTGAGAGAAACA ATGATAAACTAGAAGATTTAAAGGCTTCCAAAAAAAAGATT cttgagGAAGTGATGGAAACAGAGACATACAAAAACGCCAAACTCATCCTGGAACGCTTTGACCCCGAAGCTAAGAAGAAAGCT GAGCTGGAGTCGACTCCAGTGCGTCCTCAAATGACTCCCAGACCAGGACAAG AGATTCGACAGAGAGGGGTGGCAATGAGACCCATGCCGATGGGCACCCCGACTGCAATGGCAATGACTCCCTTGGGAGCAAGGCCCGCATTGGGACCAGGGGGCACACCTGTGG AACCTGTTCCTCTCTCAGCTCCAGGAGGACCTCCAGAGAGATCTGCCATGTCTGCCTCTTTCCTCCAGGGGGCCGTACCCAGGACCCCCTGCTCCCCTATACCAGGTGTAG GCATGCACCCACCAGGTCCTCCATTAGCAAGACCCGTTCTGCCCAAAGACAGGGGAGCTGTGGACCGAGTCATTGAGTACCTGGTAGGGGATGGACCACAGAACAG ATACGCTTTGATCTGCCAACAGTGCTTTTCTCATAACGGCATGGCTCTGAAAGAAGAGTTTGAATATCTAG CGTTCCGTTGTGCGTACTGCTACTTTCTGAATCCGGCCAGGAAGACACGCCCTCAGGCTCCGCGGCTTCCAGAGTTCAGCTACGAGAGGAGGCTGCGAGCTGAATCTCCTTCCCCAGGACCAACACCACGTTCTgggacagacacagaggagaGCCCACTTCCTTCTGGAG CCAAGGCTCCAGCTCCGTGGAATTTGGTCCACAGTTTCCAGATCCAGCAGAGTCCAAAGAACCCTCAGAACCGACCTCTGCAGAGTCCAg ATGAGAGAGAGCTGGGGGAAGACGCAGGACCCACTAAAGAAGAAGAGAGTGAGAGCCAATCAAaggagcagctgctgcagcagcatgagcaggaggaggaggaggaagaagaagaaatggttcaggaagaggagggggcATCAGAGCAGAGTCACAGTGCCCCCTGTGAGACAGAATCTCAGCCATCATAG